One Actinospica robiniae DSM 44927 genomic region harbors:
- a CDS encoding nicotinate-nucleotide--dimethylbenzimidazole phosphoribosyltransferase: METTDLQKLSEDVRRPTDAMRTAAADRWSAELALPPRSFGSLEKVAGWLCAVQGQCPPRPIERARLVLFAGDHGIAALETRGRRVTAQPPGSTAATLRMYGRGEGPANVLARAYDATVRLIDVSVDCDPEELAELPAEVTAGRIRRGTGRIDREEACTRAEAEAAFALGRELADAEVDAGADLLMPGLIGAGHTTPAAVLVAALTGADAASVTGRGSGVDDAGWTVKCAAVRDALRLARPVLADQYELMATCAGPDFAAATGFILQAAVRRTPVLLDGVGATACALLAQRIAFRTPEWCLAAQLSPEPAQLKALDRLSLEPLLDFKVRAGAGCGALLALPLVRAAVSVLAETPSYADAGLPEPTVRSAL; this comes from the coding sequence ATGGAAACGACAGACCTGCAGAAGCTTTCCGAGGACGTGCGCCGTCCCACCGACGCGATGCGCACCGCCGCGGCCGACCGGTGGTCGGCCGAGCTGGCGCTGCCACCGCGCTCCTTCGGCTCCCTGGAGAAGGTGGCCGGCTGGCTCTGCGCGGTGCAGGGCCAGTGTCCGCCGCGGCCGATCGAGCGCGCCCGGCTGGTGCTGTTCGCGGGCGACCACGGCATCGCGGCGCTCGAGACGCGGGGCCGCCGGGTCACCGCGCAGCCGCCGGGCTCGACCGCGGCGACGCTGCGGATGTACGGACGCGGCGAGGGTCCGGCGAACGTGCTGGCCCGCGCGTACGACGCGACCGTCCGGCTGATCGACGTCTCCGTGGACTGCGACCCGGAGGAACTGGCCGAGCTGCCGGCCGAGGTGACGGCGGGTCGGATCCGGCGCGGGACCGGCCGGATCGACCGCGAGGAGGCCTGCACCCGGGCCGAGGCCGAGGCGGCCTTCGCGCTCGGCCGGGAGCTGGCCGACGCCGAGGTGGACGCCGGGGCCGACCTGCTCATGCCCGGGCTGATCGGCGCCGGGCACACCACCCCGGCCGCGGTCCTGGTGGCGGCGCTGACCGGGGCCGACGCGGCGTCGGTGACCGGGCGAGGCAGCGGTGTGGACGACGCCGGCTGGACGGTGAAGTGCGCGGCCGTGCGCGACGCGCTGCGACTGGCCCGGCCGGTACTGGCGGACCAGTACGAGCTGATGGCGACGTGCGCGGGCCCCGACTTCGCGGCCGCGACCGGGTTCATCCTGCAGGCCGCGGTCCGGCGCACCCCGGTGCTGCTGGACGGGGTGGGCGCGACCGCGTGCGCGCTGCTGGCGCAGCGGATCGCCTTCCGCACGCCGGAGTGGTGCCTCGCCGCGCAGCTCTCGCCGGAGCCCGCGCAGCTCAAGGCGCTGGACCGGCTCAGCCTGGAGCCGCTGCTGGACTTCAAGGTGCGCGCGGGCGCGGGTTGCGGCGCGCTGCTGGCGCTGCCGCTGGTGCGGGCGGCCGTGAGCGTGCTGGCCGAGACCCCGTCGTACGCCGACGCGGGACTGCCCGAGCCCACCGTGCGCAGCGCGCTGTGA
- the htpX gene encoding zinc metalloprotease HtpX encodes MAKTRFAPDRGLTSRMVFVMFLIGLLAVAFIAALIAFVPAQSLPIVLVLAFGLLFAQFFFSDKIATFAMGAREVQPQDSREAAALHAVVDRLCSLADMPKPRVAIADTPVPNAFATGRNPKNAVICVTTGLLRNNAQLTQEEVEGVLAHELSHVAHRDVMVITIASFLGILAGLVGRMAFWFGLGGDRRDDRDGGVPVQLIIMLVSIVTYAISFLLIRALSRYRELAADRAGALLTGRPMALASALGKITGDMARIPQQDLRAAEPYNAFYFAPAFSKESMMSLLSTHPSTERRIEQLYKINAQLGGPAPEVHGHRH; translated from the coding sequence GTGGCGAAGACGAGATTCGCGCCGGATCGCGGACTGACCTCCCGCATGGTTTTCGTCATGTTCCTGATCGGCCTGCTCGCGGTGGCGTTCATCGCGGCGCTGATCGCGTTCGTGCCCGCGCAGAGCCTGCCGATCGTGCTGGTCCTGGCCTTCGGCCTGCTGTTCGCCCAGTTCTTCTTCTCGGACAAGATCGCCACCTTCGCGATGGGCGCCCGAGAGGTCCAGCCGCAGGACTCGCGCGAGGCCGCGGCCCTGCACGCCGTGGTGGACCGGCTGTGCTCGCTGGCGGACATGCCCAAGCCGCGTGTCGCCATCGCGGACACCCCGGTGCCCAACGCGTTCGCCACCGGCCGCAACCCGAAGAACGCGGTCATCTGCGTCACCACCGGCCTGCTGCGCAACAACGCCCAGCTGACCCAGGAAGAGGTCGAGGGCGTGCTCGCGCACGAGCTCTCGCACGTGGCGCACCGCGATGTGATGGTGATCACCATCGCCTCCTTCCTCGGCATCCTGGCCGGCCTGGTGGGCCGGATGGCCTTCTGGTTCGGCCTCGGCGGGGACCGGCGGGACGACCGCGACGGCGGCGTGCCGGTACAGCTGATCATCATGCTGGTCTCGATCGTCACCTACGCCATCTCGTTCCTGCTCATCCGGGCGCTCTCGCGCTACCGCGAGCTCGCCGCGGACCGGGCCGGCGCGCTGCTGACCGGCCGGCCGATGGCGCTGGCCTCCGCGCTCGGGAAGATCACCGGCGACATGGCCCGGATCCCGCAGCAGGACCTGCGCGCGGCCGAGCCGTACAACGCGTTCTACTTCGCTCCCGCGTTCTCCAAGGAGTCGATGATGTCGCTGCTCTCCACCCACCCGAGCACGGAGCGGCGGATCGAGCAGCTCTACAAGATCAACGCCCAGCTGGGCGGTCCGGCCCCGGAAGTCCACGGACACCGGCACTGA
- a CDS encoding PspA/IM30 family protein: MKRMSLIFKSKANKALDKYEDPRETLDYSYEKQMQLLQKVRRGVADVATSRKRVELQMKKLQQEGDKLEGQARRALELNREDLAREALTRRANVVAQISDLNTQYESLQGQEENLVRQSKALEAKVEAFRTQKETIKATYTAAQAQAQIGEAFSGISEEMGDIGMAIQRAQDKTQQLQARASAVDELMASGALDDPSGLGKDDITRQLEQLSSGGAVDDQLAKMKLELGGGSTKALEGGANASYANKNDEISDADVLKEGGAA, from the coding sequence ATGAAGCGCATGTCCTTGATCTTCAAGTCCAAGGCCAATAAGGCCCTGGACAAGTACGAGGACCCGCGCGAGACACTCGACTACTCGTACGAGAAGCAGATGCAGCTGCTGCAGAAGGTGCGGCGCGGGGTCGCCGACGTGGCCACCTCCCGCAAGCGGGTCGAACTGCAGATGAAGAAGCTGCAGCAGGAGGGCGACAAGCTCGAGGGCCAGGCCCGCCGGGCGCTCGAGCTCAACCGCGAGGACCTCGCCCGCGAGGCGCTGACCCGGCGCGCGAACGTGGTCGCGCAGATCAGCGACCTGAACACGCAGTACGAGTCGCTGCAGGGCCAGGAGGAGAACCTCGTTCGCCAGTCCAAGGCGCTCGAGGCGAAGGTGGAGGCCTTCCGCACGCAGAAGGAGACCATCAAGGCCACCTACACCGCGGCGCAGGCCCAGGCCCAGATCGGGGAGGCCTTCTCGGGCATCTCCGAGGAGATGGGCGACATCGGGATGGCGATCCAGCGCGCCCAGGACAAGACCCAGCAGCTCCAGGCGCGGGCGTCCGCGGTGGACGAGCTGATGGCCTCCGGCGCCCTGGACGACCCGTCCGGCCTGGGCAAGGACGACATCACCCGCCAGCTCGAGCAGCTCTCGTCCGGCGGCGCGGTAGACGACCAGCTGGCCAAGATGAAGCTGGAGCTCGGGGGCGGCTCGACCAAGGCCCTCGAGGGCGGCGCGAACGCCTCGTACGCGAACAAGAACGACGAGATCAGCGACGCTGACGTGCTCAAGGAGGGTGGCGCGGCATGA
- the pspAB gene encoding PspA-associated protein PspAB, whose amino-acid sequence MGFLDSLLGRSKPVQPNLDQLFGLPSAAMTLEVTGSFRPTGAGSVCYRKAEGGAFHQVETDVEELLESLDGPRIEVSKDQYGYTWLTSRHSPDDMTGLVTDLHAVNTALQDEGFGSYLLCTLVGFRDDEGRKLALIYLYKRGSFYPFAPLTEPNRDNSLELQMRSELANDLRIEQDLGRWFAVWGAPGL is encoded by the coding sequence ATGGGTTTCCTCGACTCGCTGCTAGGCCGGAGCAAGCCGGTGCAGCCGAATCTGGACCAGCTCTTCGGCCTGCCCTCGGCGGCCATGACGCTGGAGGTCACCGGCAGCTTCCGGCCGACCGGCGCGGGCTCGGTGTGCTACCGCAAGGCCGAGGGCGGCGCGTTCCATCAGGTCGAGACCGATGTCGAGGAGCTGCTCGAGAGCCTCGACGGGCCGCGCATCGAGGTCAGCAAGGACCAGTACGGCTACACCTGGCTCACCAGCCGGCACTCGCCGGACGACATGACCGGCCTGGTGACCGACCTGCACGCGGTCAACACCGCCTTGCAGGACGAAGGCTTCGGGTCCTACCTGCTGTGCACGCTGGTCGGCTTCCGCGACGACGAGGGCCGCAAGCTCGCCCTGATCTACCTCTACAAGCGCGGCAGCTTCTACCCCTTCGCCCCGCTCACCGAGCCGAACCGGGACAACAGCCTCGAGCTGCAGATGCGCTCGGAGCTGGCCAACGATCTGCGGATCGAGCAGGATCTCGGCCGCTGGTTCGCGGTCTGGGGCGCGCCAGGGCTCTGA
- the cobU gene encoding bifunctional adenosylcobinamide kinase/adenosylcobinamide-phosphate guanylyltransferase gives MHTRPTARRVLVLGGARSGKSAYAERLLAAGDAEVVYAATAPRYPGDEEWAGRIAHHRARRPAGWRTVETGEDPAALARLLRAAESPVLADCLTLWLTAAMDAVQAWDEEAWAGGRAPEQLAELTRDLIDGYASASAPVVAVSNELGFGLVPPDPGSRRFRDELGRLNQAMAAVADEVQLVAAGLPLRLK, from the coding sequence GTGCACACCCGGCCTACGGCGCGGCGCGTGCTGGTGCTGGGCGGCGCGCGCTCGGGCAAGTCCGCCTACGCCGAGCGCCTGCTGGCCGCCGGGGACGCAGAGGTCGTCTACGCCGCGACCGCGCCGCGCTACCCCGGGGACGAGGAGTGGGCCGGGCGGATCGCGCACCACCGGGCACGGCGCCCGGCCGGCTGGCGCACCGTGGAGACGGGCGAGGACCCGGCCGCGCTGGCCCGGCTGCTGCGCGCCGCCGAGAGCCCGGTGCTGGCCGACTGCCTGACGCTGTGGCTGACCGCGGCGATGGACGCGGTGCAGGCCTGGGACGAGGAGGCCTGGGCCGGCGGCCGCGCGCCGGAGCAGCTGGCCGAGCTGACGCGGGATCTGATCGACGGCTACGCCTCGGCTTCCGCGCCGGTGGTGGCCGTCTCGAACGAGCTCGGCTTCGGCCTGGTCCCGCCGGATCCGGGCAGCCGGCGCTTCCGGGACGAGCTCGGCCGGCTCAACCAGGCGATGGCGGCGGTGGCCGACGAGGTCCAGCTCGTCGCCGCCGGACTGCCCCTACGGCTAAAGTGA
- a CDS encoding DUF3043 domain-containing protein translates to MFRRSSSAKQPSDAAPVEPDQPPATPEGPAGKGRPTPSRRDAEAARKQRLGALPADPKAARRREREAQRAGYDRSRQALKSGDERYYPARDQGKARAFVRDYVDGRFRLLELLMPLVVLSWLTLVTGRSGIIVVGELAMEVVVVVGLVLGVWLGFRVKRAVAAEFGQDEVRGSGFYAFSRALMPRFMRQPKPKVTMGGRPKV, encoded by the coding sequence GTGTTCCGACGTAGTTCCTCCGCCAAGCAGCCGTCCGACGCCGCGCCCGTCGAGCCGGACCAGCCCCCCGCCACGCCCGAGGGCCCCGCCGGCAAGGGCCGGCCGACTCCGAGCCGCCGCGACGCCGAGGCTGCCCGCAAGCAGCGCCTCGGCGCACTCCCGGCCGACCCGAAGGCCGCCCGCCGGAGGGAACGGGAGGCGCAGCGGGCCGGCTACGACCGCTCCCGCCAGGCCCTGAAGTCCGGCGACGAGCGTTACTACCCCGCGCGCGACCAGGGCAAGGCCCGCGCGTTCGTGCGGGACTACGTGGACGGGCGATTCCGTCTGCTCGAGCTGCTGATGCCGCTGGTGGTGCTCAGCTGGCTCACCCTGGTCACCGGCCGCTCCGGGATCATCGTGGTGGGCGAGCTGGCGATGGAGGTCGTCGTGGTCGTCGGCCTGGTGCTGGGCGTCTGGCTCGGCTTCCGGGTCAAGCGGGCGGTGGCCGCCGAGTTCGGGCAGGACGAGGTGCGCGGCTCCGGCTTCTACGCCTTCTCCCGCGCGCTGATGCCGCGGTTCATGCGCCAGCCCAAGCCCAAGGTGACCATGGGCGGCCGGCCCAAGGTCTGA
- the pspAA gene encoding PspA-associated protein PspAA gives MIVRILGEGQLVLEKAALAELNQLDDALMAAVEAGEQGPFETAMKALLGKVRELGTPLPVEELKPSDFILPSADSSLDEVRDLLSSDGLIPG, from the coding sequence ATGATCGTGCGCATCCTGGGTGAGGGCCAGCTGGTCCTCGAGAAGGCGGCTCTGGCCGAGCTCAACCAGCTCGACGACGCGCTCATGGCGGCGGTCGAGGCGGGCGAACAGGGCCCCTTCGAGACGGCCATGAAGGCGCTGCTCGGCAAGGTCCGCGAACTCGGCACCCCGCTGCCGGTCGAGGAGCTCAAGCCGAGCGACTTCATCCTGCCGAGCGCCGACTCGAGCCTCGACGAGGTGCGTGACCTGCTCTCCTCGGACGGACTCATCCCCGGTTGA
- a CDS encoding aldo/keto reductase family protein — translation MEFRHLGRSGLIISEIAYGNWITHGSQIEAEAAHACVRAALDEGITTFDTADVYAGTKAEEVLGDALAGERREGLEIFTKVYWPTGPGRNDRGLSRKHIMESINGSLRRLRTDYVDLYQAHRYDAATPLEETMLAFADVVRSGKALYIGVSEWRAEEIRAAAALAKELHVPLISSQPQYNMLWRVIEAEVVPASEELGLSQIVWSPIAQGVLTGKYKPGQPVPAGSRATAERGANFITPLLTDDILGRVAQLEPLAAEAGLSLAQLAVAWTLQNPNVAAAIIGATRPEQVRENVKAAGVKLEEGLLKRIDDILEPVIVRDPAKTVSPAARP, via the coding sequence ATGGAGTTTCGTCACCTCGGCCGTAGCGGCCTGATCATCAGCGAGATCGCCTACGGCAACTGGATCACCCACGGTTCCCAGATCGAGGCGGAGGCCGCGCACGCCTGCGTGCGCGCCGCGCTCGACGAGGGAATCACGACGTTCGACACGGCGGACGTCTACGCCGGCACCAAGGCGGAGGAGGTGCTCGGCGACGCGCTGGCCGGCGAGCGGCGCGAGGGCCTGGAGATATTCACCAAGGTCTACTGGCCCACCGGCCCCGGCCGCAACGACCGCGGCCTGTCCCGCAAGCACATCATGGAGTCGATCAACGGCTCGCTGCGCCGGCTGCGCACCGACTACGTCGACCTCTACCAGGCGCACCGCTACGACGCCGCGACGCCGCTGGAGGAGACCATGCTGGCGTTCGCTGACGTGGTGCGCTCCGGCAAGGCGCTCTACATCGGCGTCTCGGAGTGGCGGGCCGAGGAGATCCGGGCCGCCGCGGCGCTGGCCAAGGAGCTGCACGTGCCGCTGATCTCGAGCCAGCCGCAGTACAACATGCTGTGGCGGGTGATCGAGGCCGAGGTGGTGCCGGCCAGCGAGGAGCTTGGCCTGAGCCAGATCGTCTGGTCCCCGATCGCGCAGGGCGTGCTGACCGGCAAGTACAAGCCGGGCCAGCCGGTGCCGGCCGGCTCCCGGGCCACCGCCGAGCGGGGTGCGAACTTCATCACCCCGCTGCTGACCGACGACATCCTGGGCCGGGTGGCGCAGCTCGAGCCGCTGGCCGCCGAGGCCGGGCTCTCGCTCGCCCAGCTCGCCGTGGCCTGGACCCTGCAGAACCCGAACGTGGCCGCCGCCATCATCGGCGCGACCCGGCCGGAGCAGGTGCGCGAGAACGTCAAGGCGGCCGGCGTGAAGCTGGAGGAGGGCCTGCTCAAGCGGATCGACGACATCCTGGAGCCGGTGATCGTGCGCGACCCGGCGAAGACCGTCTCCCCGGCGGCCCGGCCGTGA